One Ostreibacterium oceani DNA segment encodes these proteins:
- a CDS encoding exonuclease domain-containing protein, whose product MFSRLIPYHRRPNWPRFYAQSAQTAQAANVPLLRDFYLAALPDPQAPISAVRFMAIDLETTGLNKQTDEIISIGCVAFDWQSIYLNTAAYSLVKPKRFTQASGSTIHHITHTDLVDAPKLSTVLSRFVPLMAGHVMVAHFRRIERDFLQVASQRCYQNPWRFPIVDTFDIERRLCQQRWQGIPQQGNSRQETQRDQSLRLHQARERYHLPIYQGHHALTDAIASAELLQAQIAHASLENEPIAKYW is encoded by the coding sequence ATGTTTAGCAGATTAATCCCGTATCATCGCCGCCCAAACTGGCCTCGGTTTTATGCCCAATCAGCCCAAACTGCCCAAGCTGCCAATGTCCCTTTGTTGCGTGACTTTTACTTAGCGGCACTGCCTGACCCGCAAGCGCCAATATCGGCCGTGCGCTTTATGGCCATTGATTTAGAAACCACAGGGCTGAATAAGCAAACCGATGAAATCATTAGTATTGGCTGCGTGGCATTTGATTGGCAGTCGATATATCTCAACACGGCAGCGTATAGCTTAGTTAAACCCAAACGTTTCACACAAGCCTCAGGCAGCACAATTCATCATATTACGCATACGGATTTAGTGGATGCACCTAAATTATCAACGGTCTTGTCGCGCTTTGTGCCGTTGATGGCAGGGCATGTCATGGTCGCCCATTTTCGGCGCATCGAACGGGATTTTTTGCAAGTCGCCAGCCAGCGTTGCTACCAAAATCCTTGGCGGTTTCCTATCGTGGATACGTTCGACATAGAGCGGCGTCTGTGCCAACAACGTTGGCAAGGAATTCCACAGCAAGGAAATTCACGGCAAGAAACACAGCGCGACCAATCGTTGCGCCTGCATCAAGCGCGTGAACGCTATCATTTGCCGATTTATCAGGGGCATCATGCCTTAACCGATGCCATTGCCAGTGCGGAGTTATTGCAAGCACAAATTGCACATGCCTCGCTTGAAAATGAACCCATTGCCAAGTACTGGTAA
- the gatA gene encoding Asp-tRNA(Asn)/Glu-tRNA(Gln) amidotransferase subunit GatA yields MLRHKTITELHTLLRDNKLSVAELTQETLKHIKTDPHNAILSTCEGIMPMTTDATNAAQQQFSAGDASPLTGIPIIYKDNFNITGTLTTCASNMLANYRSVYTATVVERMQATGSISIAKANMDEFAMGSTNENSAFGAVNNPFNPAHCAGGSSGGSAAAVASGLAPVAFGSDTGGSVRQPAAFCGVTGLKPTYGRLSRFGVIAFASSFDQPGIFSKTAADCATVLAATAAHDDKDSTSVKRETDDYVGQLGNAVQGKTIGLVRDLFDRVQSAEAQARYEDAIRQYEKLGVTFIDVELPNPELCVAAYYILSSSECSSNLSRYDGVRYGHRSVHSDDLNALYTASRTEGFGPEVKRRILLGTFALSAGYYDAYYLKAQKMRRVILNRFNELFENIDSILLPTSLITAPKLGQDFDYNDDMCTISANLAGLPAISHPIGLANGLPVGIQLIGKHFAEANLLNLVHQFQQQSDFHLLIPPA; encoded by the coding sequence ATGCTAAGACACAAAACCATCACCGAATTACACACCCTGCTACGCGACAACAAACTAAGCGTCGCCGAACTCACCCAAGAAACGCTAAAACACATCAAAACCGACCCACACAATGCGATTTTATCGACTTGTGAAGGCATTATGCCGATGACGACTGACGCGACTAACGCCGCCCAGCAGCAGTTTTCAGCGGGCGATGCCAGCCCATTGACGGGCATCCCCATTATTTACAAAGATAATTTTAATATCACCGGCACGCTGACGACCTGTGCGTCTAACATGCTAGCAAATTACCGCTCTGTATATACTGCAACCGTTGTTGAAAGAATGCAGGCTACAGGCAGTATCAGCATCGCCAAAGCCAACATGGATGAATTTGCGATGGGTTCAACCAATGAAAACTCAGCCTTCGGTGCAGTCAATAATCCATTTAATCCCGCACATTGCGCGGGTGGCTCATCGGGTGGCTCCGCTGCCGCTGTTGCTAGCGGATTAGCGCCTGTTGCGTTTGGTAGTGACACAGGTGGCTCGGTACGCCAGCCCGCGGCATTTTGCGGCGTTACCGGGTTAAAGCCCACGTATGGTCGCTTGTCTCGGTTTGGTGTCATTGCCTTTGCTTCGAGTTTTGATCAGCCTGGTATTTTTAGCAAAACCGCCGCCGACTGTGCAACCGTTTTGGCCGCGACCGCTGCTCATGATGACAAAGACTCTACCTCGGTTAAACGTGAGACGGATGATTATGTCGGGCAGCTGGGCAATGCCGTGCAAGGCAAAACCATTGGGTTAGTTCGTGATTTGTTTGATCGCGTACAATCAGCTGAGGCACAAGCACGCTACGAAGACGCCATTCGCCAATACGAAAAGCTGGGGGTGACGTTTATCGATGTCGAATTACCTAACCCCGAACTCTGTGTCGCTGCGTATTATATTTTATCCTCCAGCGAGTGCTCCTCTAATTTGTCGCGTTATGATGGCGTTCGTTACGGACACCGTAGCGTGCATAGTGATGATTTAAATGCACTTTATACGGCTTCTCGTACAGAAGGGTTTGGCCCAGAAGTCAAACGCCGTATTTTGCTTGGCACGTTTGCACTGTCTGCTGGCTATTATGATGCGTACTACCTCAAGGCACAAAAAATGCGCCGCGTTATTCTTAACCGTTTCAACGAATTGTTTGAAAATATTGATAGCATTTTATTGCCGACCAGCTTAATCACTGCGCCTAAGCTGGGTCAGGATTTTGACTATAATGATGACATGTGTACCATTTCGGCAAACTTGGCGGGGCTGCCTGCCATTTCTCATCCGATTGGACTGGCAAATGGCTTGCCTGTGGGGATACAGCTTATTGGCAAACATTTCGCTGAGGCAAACTTACTGAACCTCGTCCATCAGTTTCAGCAACAAAGTGATTTTCACCTGCTGATACCGCCCGCTTAA
- the gatC gene encoding Asp-tRNA(Asn)/Glu-tRNA(Gln) amidotransferase subunit GatC has protein sequence MKIDNDTLAQLEQLAKIQITPSEHDKTIAKITGVLTMLDCIDFESVSSVEPLYHPLEISQPLRPDSADADIDRETLQAQAPQTEAGLFLVPKVIE, from the coding sequence ATGAAAATAGACAACGACACGCTAGCACAGCTAGAACAACTCGCCAAAATTCAAATTACACCGAGCGAACACGATAAAACCATTGCCAAAATCACCGGCGTTTTGACGATGTTAGACTGTATTGATTTTGAATCGGTTTCCTCTGTTGAGCCGCTGTATCACCCGCTAGAAATTAGCCAGCCGCTCAGACCCGATAGCGCGGATGCAGACATTGACCGCGAGACACTACAGGCACAAGCACCTCAAACTGAAGCTGGTTTGTTCCTGGTGCCCAAAGTCATTGAGTAA